The genomic window TTGAATCGCAGCAACTTTTCGTGGAGCGTTTGGAATACTGACGCGGTCTCTCTCGGCAGGCCGATCTCTATTGTCGGTCCCAACTCTCTGGTTGATTGGAACGTTCGCCTTCAGATTTAGCGGTTGGTTCTGCTTCGATTTTGCGAAGCCAGACCCGATCCAAAAATGAAGATGTAACTGTTTCCCAATCGGTGCATGTCGATGTCGGCTGCGCCATCAATTCTGGAGTTTCCGAAATGTTAGCAACCGTATTCTCTGCTGTTTTGTTTGCCGTTTCGTTCGTCCCCGGCAACGTTGACGCCACCGCCTCGGCCGAACCGACGTGTTGTGCCAAGCATGCGTACTGCTGCACGGTTCACGCACCATGCTGTGGCAAACATGCTGAAGGCAAAGCGGCAACGGACGAAGTGTCGAGTACAACTTCTCAACCCACGTGTTGTGCAAAGCGAGCGTACTGCTGCAGCGTCGGCGCGGCCTGCTGCGGCAAAGGATCGGCAAGTGCCACAGAAGTCGAATCGACTGAACTCAGCTAGTCGCATCTGATTCTGTTCGATCCCACATTAGCCGGGCGAGCCTGAAAACTCGCCCGGCTTCTCTGTTTGAGATACCATGATGGATACATTCAAACACCGATGGCATCAGTTGCCGATTAGCTGGCAATTGCTCGTCCTCGTCAATGCAATTCTATTTGCGTTTGTCGCTCTGTTTCTCGTCGTTGACTACCGCGTGCGGATGGGTCAACATCTGAACGAGAAGCAAATCGCTTTGACCGAAGAAGCCAAAACGATGTACGAATCACTGCTGGTCGCTGAACCTCACGGCGACGCGGCGATTCAAAATTTGGTCGACAACGTCTGCGCTCGAATGAATACCGACGATTCGCCCGGTCACCATATCGCTGCGGATTGGCGAGGGCTTCCGTACCAGGCTGTCTCGCATGGGCATGATTCCGACACAATGCTCCTGACAATGCGGTCGGCTGCTTATTCAACAGTCATCAGTTCAAGCGTCACCGGCTCGCTCGTTGTCGGGGCTTTCACTGGGCCAGCAGGCACTGTCTATATTTCCGAGAAACGTTCGGCAGTCGTTGCCGCAACACGCCGCTCGTTATTGATCCAGATGTTCGCAGTCCTATTGCTGGCAGGGATTACGGCTTTCGTGGTCAGTGCGGTGTTGCGGCAATTGATTGCCAAACCAATTCAAGGCTTTGTTTCGACGCTGCGGAGTGTTGCCGCCGGGGACCTAAGCGTGATTGCACGTACTCGAAGCTGTCGAGAATTGAGTTATCTTGCCGACCAGATCAATGCGATGACCGAGGCGCTGGATCACGCTCAGCGCGACCATCGCGTTCACATGGAAAAGGCACGCCAGATTCAGCAGAACTTGCGACCAACGGTGAATGGGTTCGTTGGAATCGACGTCGCCGAGCTATTCGAGCCGGCCGACGATGTTGGTGGTGACTACTACGACGTGATTCCATTATCCGATGGGCAATATCTACTCTGCGTCGCGGATGTCTCAGGGCATGGCGTGCCGGCCGCGATGGCGGCGACGTTGTTAAAGGCGTTTGTGTCGGAAGCGGCAAAGCAATCGTCCAGCCCTGCCCAAATTCTGACAGATGTTAACGAGCGTTACTGCGAGTACGTGATGATGGGACACTTTGCGACCATGACGCTTCTGGTAGTTGACCCCGAAAACAAACGACTAACCTACGCCAATGCAGGCCATGAATTACCGTTCTTGCAGATGGGAAGTGAAACACCGGTGCGATTGAACGTGGGCGACATGATCTTGGGCGTCGAGGACGATACCCACTACAGCGAAGAAATAATCCAGCTCGGCGATACGGCTCGTTTAGTCATTGTGAGCGACGGAGTGACCGAAGCGTTTGACCCGAGTGAAGAGCAGTACGGAACCGAGCGGATCGAGCGGTTGATGAACGCGGTCAAGAATTGCAACGCACGGGACCTAGTGGAAGCGTTTGAGTCGTCCATTGAGGTGTTCCGCAAGGGCCGTAAGGCGTTCGATGACACCACGCTATTGGTAGCTCAGTTAACTTGAACGGGCTGCGGTATCGTCGCCGACATACCGTCCGACTGTGAATTCGATATCGTTTGGAAGCGTCGGGTAGGTTGCTCGCCTGAATGGTCCGATGCGAAAGAGGGATGCTTGGCCGACTTTTCGGAACTGCATTCGCTCGACCGCACGTAGCGCGTTGCGGTTGGAGGCTTCGGTAGTCAACACCAGATATCGGATGCCTTCGCTTTGCAATTCGTCGACCATCTGGCTCAGGAAGGCCGCGTATAACCGACGGCCTCGATGCTGGGGAAGCACCAAGACTTGGAATACGAAAGCCGCTTCGTCGGAGAGTTGGATAGGCAGACCCGTTTCGGGCTTGCCATCGTGGTTCATGTCACCAGAGATGGTTCCAAAGGCGACCCATGCGAATCCGGCGAGAGAATCGGCTTGAAAGGCCGCAATGCATTTGGCTGCACCGGCGTCCAGCATTTCCAAGTCCTGCTCTGGGATTGTGTAGTCCAACTCGGATGCGTGTTTACGTAGCCGGTTGGATGAACACGAACGGATCGTGTAGCTGTCAGGCGTTGGCGTTCGCGGTATCGCGTCGATCGGCGACTGATAGAAGTGACAGACGTCCGCGATCGCAAAACGCCGGACTACTCGATACGCCAACCAACGAATCGAGCGTGTGGCTTGAGTATTCATGGCAGAACTTGTTCCCGCGTTAGTGGCAGCAGCTTCCGCCGCCTGATAAGGGGCGAGGGGAATCTGAGGTAGGGACAGTTGAGAACGAGTTTGGTGCCGGCGGTTGATAGTCAGTGTTGAGATCAATCGCTGTGTCGTATTGAATGTTGGCGGCAGCTTGCTCGGCGTATTGCTGAGCGGTCATTGCCGGTTCGTCTTTTCGATTGCCCACCCAGGGCAGCGATTGGCATCCGGCGGAAAGTGAGAGGTTCAGAGCGAGCGCAGCGGTAGCGCAGTATTTCCATAGCGATTTCATGACGACTTCCTTGTCGTGAGTTGAAAACAATAAGGCAGGGACGGCGTGGTGACGTCATCACTTGCGTGAATCAGCCGCGACACCGCCCCCGCGTAGACGAGATTGGGAGTCGGGAGTAGGGGAATCTGGGAGAACAATTTGCTCCCCATCTCCCCCACTCCCAGCTCCCCTACTTAATCAGCGGAGCGTCGACTCCTTGTGACTTCAGAACAGCTAACCACTTTTGCGGTTCTGCTGCGATTTTCTTCGCGCATCCGGGGCAGCAGATGTAGATCGCTTTGCCCGCTGCGTTGACTTTGTAGGGCCCACCCATCGCATCGAGTGGTTCGTCCATCACGGGACACTTCTTTTGTGCGGCAATGAACGGTGCGTCGGCAGCAACCACTTTAAATATGCCTTCACGAACCTGTTCGGTACCTGCGGGGACGGACTCTCGATTACCGCTGCCGTATACCATCGCCAAATACTTTGCTGGCTCCGCCTGAATCTTCTTGATACAGCCTTTGCAACACAGATAAATCGGTTTGTCACCAACCATCACCTTGATCGGCGTGCCCATGCTACCAAGCGGTTCATCCATCACGGGGCAAACCTTCTGAGCCGCGAGGGCTGCTGCGTCGGCTTGGGTTGAGGTCGAGACAATGATTCTTGTCATCGTCGTGGCAGCAGGCTGTCCACTGCTTTGTATCCCGTTGCCATAAACCATCGCCAAATACTTCGCTGGCTCTGCCTGAATCTTCTTGATACAGCCTTTGCAACACAGATAAATTGGTTTGTCACCAACCATCACCTTGATCGGCGTACCCATGCCGCCGAGCGGTTCGTCCATGACGGGACAAACTTTCTGTACGGCAATGGCTGCCGCATCGGCTTGGGTCGCTGTGGTGACTGTGATCTGCGGGCGACCGGCAGCATACTTAGCCGGGTCCGACTTGACCGCGCCCACACAGCCTGCACAGCAAACGTACAGCTTCTGTCCGTTGACATCGACGGCGACGGGATCACCCATGCTGCCAAGCGGTTTACCGCTAACAGGACAAATTTTCTGGCGTGCGATCGCGGCGGCGGCCAGTTGTTGCTCGCTGGCGGGAACCGTGGCGACTTCGTTAAAGCTCACGGTGCTGGCAGTGATGCCGACCAATTGAATGTCGACGTCGATTTGCCGGCCAGCGAGTTTCGACAAGTTCACGGGGGCGGTCAGAGCACCTTTGCCATCGGGCAGTAAGTCATAGCGATAACGTTTCGCGTTGCCTTCGACTCGTACCGAGACAGCACCGCGTCCACGAACGGCCGAGATCGGTTGGCCAGCGCGATCGTAGACAAACATCTTTAACCCACCTTGGGAAACAATTGTTTCGATTTGCAGGTTGCCGGTTTGCTTTAAGCTGCCGCCATGCGGCCCCGCCTGGGTAACTTCGCGAGCCTGCGTCATACCGGGCATCGCGTGGTTGTGTCCGGTGTGATTGTGCTGTGCCTGAATCGTCTGCCCGAACACGCTCGATGCGGATAATGCAAG from Roseimaritima ulvae includes these protein-coding regions:
- a CDS encoding PP2C family protein-serine/threonine phosphatase gives rise to the protein MMDTFKHRWHQLPISWQLLVLVNAILFAFVALFLVVDYRVRMGQHLNEKQIALTEEAKTMYESLLVAEPHGDAAIQNLVDNVCARMNTDDSPGHHIAADWRGLPYQAVSHGHDSDTMLLTMRSAAYSTVISSSVTGSLVVGAFTGPAGTVYISEKRSAVVAATRRSLLIQMFAVLLLAGITAFVVSAVLRQLIAKPIQGFVSTLRSVAAGDLSVIARTRSCRELSYLADQINAMTEALDHAQRDHRVHMEKARQIQQNLRPTVNGFVGIDVAELFEPADDVGGDYYDVIPLSDGQYLLCVADVSGHGVPAAMAATLLKAFVSEAAKQSSSPAQILTDVNERYCEYVMMGHFATMTLLVVDPENKRLTYANAGHELPFLQMGSETPVRLNVGDMILGVEDDTHYSEEIIQLGDTARLVIVSDGVTEAFDPSEEQYGTERIERLMNAVKNCNARDLVEAFESSIEVFRKGRKAFDDTTLLVAQLT
- a CDS encoding GNAT family N-acetyltransferase; translated protein: MNTQATRSIRWLAYRVVRRFAIADVCHFYQSPIDAIPRTPTPDSYTIRSCSSNRLRKHASELDYTIPEQDLEMLDAGAAKCIAAFQADSLAGFAWVAFGTISGDMNHDGKPETGLPIQLSDEAAFVFQVLVLPQHRGRRLYAAFLSQMVDELQSEGIRYLVLTTEASNRNALRAVERMQFRKVGQASLFRIGPFRRATYPTLPNDIEFTVGRYVGDDTAARSS